In Deltaproteobacteria bacterium, the sequence GAACAGTAAAAAAGTTATGCCACCGCCTGTAACTCTTCCGATTTTTTGTCGATGACTTTTAACATTTCCTGAATAACCTTTACTCCTTCTTCCTCAAAATAGGGCTCTCCACATTGGGTACAAAGGTAGGCGGGCACTTGGTCGATAACCAAGTGATATCCTCTTCGGTTGATTGTG encodes:
- a CDS encoding type II toxin-antitoxin system MqsA family antitoxin; translated protein: MECSYCKGKMAKGKTSYTINRRGYHLVIDQVPAYLCTQCGEPYFEEEGVKVIQEMLKVIDKKSEELQAVA